Below is a window of Mycolicibacterium rhodesiae NBB3 DNA.
CCTTGACGAGTCGAAGGATCGTGAAGGCACCGAGGTCGTGCCCCGTGCCGTCACCGTCTGAGACGAGGTCCGTCGGCCAGCAGTTGATGATGCCGGCGAGGTCCGTTCGAGCAGCGACCAGTTCAGTGAGTTGATCGCGGTTCCGTGGGTCGATCGCATAGTTTCCATCGGCGCCCGTGAGCGCCTCGACAGCCCGGTGTGCGACGGTGTCCACTCGGTGGCCGCGACGACGCAGCTCGTCAGCAAGCGCTACTCCGATGCCCGCGTCGTCGACAAGAATGAGCCACGAGCGAGGAGCGTCCGTTTCATCGGAGTCTGCATCGGAGTCGCCTCCATCGATGTGCTCAGACCACTGCAGTTCGTACAGCCCTTTGTCGATGTGGTCCGGCGACATTCGAGATGACGTGCTCAATGACTGCACGACGAAGCCGTCGATGGCGGCGAGCGGCTTGCCACGACGATCGGTGATCGTGATGTCGCTTTCGACCGCGTCCTGAGTCGCCGACACCACGTCGACGCGAACGGTCATCTGCTGCGCCGGCGGACCATAGACCGCGCAGCGCCGGATACGGGTGGGTAGATACGGTTCGTCATTCTCCTTCTGGCCGAGAAACGGTGCGCCGAAAAGCGTTTGGAATGCACCGTCGATGAGGCCGGGATGGAAGTGGTAGTCGTCGAGTTCGTCGGCGACGCAGCGTGGAATCTCGATCTCGGCGGCTGCCCAATCCTCGCCGGCTGTCACGCTCTGGACGGATCGGAACGACTCGCCGTAGTCGAATCCGATGGCTTCGGTACGGGCATAGAACTCGTCACCGGCAACTGAGGTCACCGGTTGGTGGCTGTCCGGCGGATCTTGGGCGGCGGGCGGGGCTGGAAGTGTGTTGAGATCGGCCGTCGCGGTGATCGTCCACCGCAGATCTCCGTCCGCATTCGCGGTGAACGCAGCGAATTCCAGTGAGCCGCTTGCCTCGTTCAGGGTGGTCCGCAGAATCGGGTCACACGAATCGTCGAGCAGGACAGCGCGGTGCAGTACCAGGTTGTCGACACTGTGGTTCGACCCATAGGTCAGCTTGGCGGCGGCGAGCGCCATCTCGATGTACACCGCTCCCGGCAGCACGACACTCCCCTGGATGCGATGGTCGGCGAGGAATGCGTTCAACACCGTACTGATCTCGGCTTCCCAGGTGGGGTGAACGGCGCTCACCGGTTGTCCCAGCAGCGGATGCACCGGTCGGTAGAAGAGGGCCTCTGTCGCCTCCTGCGTCTCGTCCCAGTACCTCTTCGTCTGCCACGGGTAGGACGGGAGTTTGATGAGACGTCCTCGCCCGCTGGCTTGCACAGCGTTCCACGCGATGTCGTGGCCGTGGCCATACAGAGCGGCGACGCAACCCAACAATGTGCGGGCATCGTCATGGTCACGCCGCTGCGACGCCATGACCGAAACGCGCTGCCTTCCCGCCGTTTCGAAGATCGATGCCGCGAGAACAGGATGAGGACCCAGCTCCACGAAATGCGTGTAGCCGTCCTCCAGCATCCGGCGCATCGCCGGCTCGAACAGCACGGTCGCGCGGGTGTTCTGCCACCAGTACGCGGCGCCCGCGGAATACCCCTCCAGCTGTTCACCGGTGACCGTCGAGTACAGCGGGAGTGTCGCAGCCTTCGAGGACAGACTTTCGAACGCGGTGACGAGATTGTCCCGGACCGCGTCCATGTAGTGGGTGTGGTAGGGCACATTGCCAGAGAGAAAACGGTTGAAGACCCCCGCCTCGGTCAGGTGCCGGGCGACGCCATCCAGGACGTCACCGTCGCCGGCGATCGTCACCGCCGAGGGGCTGTTGATCGCGGCGATCGACAGACGCCGCCCGAATTCGCCGACAGCTTCGTCGGTGAGCGTGTTCATCAAAGATTCGGAGTCGAGGCCGACGGCGAGCATGCGGCCCTGCCCGCTGGTGCGTTGTTGGAGTCGGCTGCGGTGATAGATCACGTGGATCGCCTGCTCGAAGGTGAGCAAGCCGGCCAGGTGATGAGCGGCGACTTCACCCGCGCTGTGGCCGATGACCGCATCCGGAGTGATGCCGAAGTACGCGAGTTGTTCAGCCAATGCCACCTGTATGGCAAAGTTCGCGGGCTGAGCGATCTCCGTTTCGCCCATCCGAGAACGGGTTTCGTCCCGCCGTAGTTCGTCGAGCAACGACCAGTCAGCGTAGCGGGACAATTCCCGGTCGCTGCGCTCGATGCTGGCCGTGAACTCGGGAAAGACATCCAGCAAGCCCCGGCACATATGCCACCACTGAGGCCCCATGCCCGTGCACACGAAGGCCAGCTTCGGCACGGTCGAACCCACGCGGCCGGTCGACATCTGTCCGCCGTCAGCCAGGAGCTGAAATTGTTCACGCGCATCGTCAATGGTGTCGGCGATGACGGCGTGACGGTAGTTGAGATGCGCTCGTCGCTGACCGAGCGAGTAGCTCAGATCGGCCAGCGTGACATCGGAGTTCGCGCGCAGGTGCGCGGCCAGCCGGCCGGCGGTCGCAACCAGTGCGTCCTCGCTGCGCGCCGAGATCGGCAGTACGGCCAGCGACGGCTCCGCTTGCTGGTCCGGGGCTGTGTCGGGGACCGCGGTGGGCGGTTCGGCAAGCACCGCATGGGCATTGGTGCCGCCGAATCCAAAGGAGTTGACGCCGGCGATGCGTCGCTCGCAGTCGGGGAAGGGGCGTCCAGTGCGCGGGATGTCGAGCCGCAGGTCTTCGAGACGGACGTGCCGGGTCGGGTTCTTCAGATGCAGGTTCGCCGGAATGTATCCGTGTTTGAGGACCAACGCCGCCTTGATCAGTCC
It encodes the following:
- a CDS encoding type I polyketide synthase, whose amino-acid sequence is MLTENTTREPLAIVGVGCRFPGGGDSAESFWRLLYSETDATCEVPESRWNADRYHDPNPAKIGKVVTRRGGFLSEIDQFDPQFFGISPREAHSLDPQQRLLLHVTWEALEDGGIPADRLAGTDVGVFVGGFTLDYQLLQNQGRTSRYRFKSHSATGMMMTMLANRISHAFDFRGPSMSIDTACSSSLVAVHLAAQSIWSGECDLALAGGVNVMIGPNTAIAESKSGFLSPQGRSKAFDDSADGYARGEGAAVVIVKPLQRALLDGDDIYAQILGTAVSQDGHTDGITVPREEAQEAAIRTALGRAGVQPTEVGYVEAHGTGTPVGDPIEMRALASALTSDRSSADPLLIGSVKTNLGHLEAGAGVAGLIKAALVLKHGYIPANLHLKNPTRHVRLEDLRLDIPRTGRPFPDCERRIAGVNSFGFGGTNAHAVLAEPPTAVPDTAPDQQAEPSLAVLPISARSEDALVATAGRLAAHLRANSDVTLADLSYSLGQRRAHLNYRHAVIADTIDDAREQFQLLADGGQMSTGRVGSTVPKLAFVCTGMGPQWWHMCRGLLDVFPEFTASIERSDRELSRYADWSLLDELRRDETRSRMGETEIAQPANFAIQVALAEQLAYFGITPDAVIGHSAGEVAAHHLAGLLTFEQAIHVIYHRSRLQQRTSGQGRMLAVGLDSESLMNTLTDEAVGEFGRRLSIAAINSPSAVTIAGDGDVLDGVARHLTEAGVFNRFLSGNVPYHTHYMDAVRDNLVTAFESLSSKAATLPLYSTVTGEQLEGYSAGAAYWWQNTRATVLFEPAMRRMLEDGYTHFVELGPHPVLAASIFETAGRQRVSVMASQRRDHDDARTLLGCVAALYGHGHDIAWNAVQASGRGRLIKLPSYPWQTKRYWDETQEATEALFYRPVHPLLGQPVSAVHPTWEAEISTVLNAFLADHRIQGSVVLPGAVYIEMALAAAKLTYGSNHSVDNLVLHRAVLLDDSCDPILRTTLNEASGSLEFAAFTANADGDLRWTITATADLNTLPAPPAAQDPPDSHQPVTSVAGDEFYARTEAIGFDYGESFRSVQSVTAGEDWAAAEIEIPRCVADELDDYHFHPGLIDGAFQTLFGAPFLGQKENDEPYLPTRIRRCAVYGPPAQQMTVRVDVVSATQDAVESDITITDRRGKPLAAIDGFVVQSLSTSSRMSPDHIDKGLYELQWSEHIDGGDSDADSDETDAPRSWLILVDDAGIGVALADELRRRGHRVDTVAHRAVEALTGADGNYAIDPRNRDQLTELVAARTDLAGIINCWPTDLVSDGDGTGHDLGAFTILRLVKALAQHGTVKPRIHLVTANAQPAPGTTLIRPQQAAIWGLGRVIGHQEFADHWGGLIDIDDADDPSQTARRITEHILGDGSEDQLAIRGDATFVPRLRPCRSLTKPFPTKLTPDATYIVTGGAGALGRVAATYLAERGARHITLLGRSALPPRGSWSTLTDDDPHHAIVTAIRAIERLGAHVTTASVDVADADQVQSWLDAHDRAGGRPVRGVVHAAGAVADQLLVNMSEHDFAKVLAPKIVGVRVLHDAFKDHDLEFFVMFGSAGSTIASPGQGNYAAANAFLDAFAHYRRAQGLPALTIGWGPWSVGMVEELKLEKIYAQRGIELITPAVGMRILDRLINQRVANVVAITADWNRARHAGLGGRLPSMFVELERVETSTEHGDAETSILDVLAVTAAQDRQALIAEHVRGVVAAVFDCAAHDIDPDDMLDDIGLDSMMAMDFRVRINSMFSIDIPVLEILQGVSVNSLSDRILGELHSIHGEAPAATEGSTAPTSEVDDVEALMNELSDADLLQLLAELETSDSEPGAAGGLS